In a genomic window of Gloeocapsopsis dulcis:
- a CDS encoding glycosyltransferase: protein MALFDLKRQRQKLSLANWLVEDLPQRFDRALEKLEIRHLKWLILPLLLFSVPLITTPLEVWQQGVVTVILIAIGQIIVRAEQNNPSKSRSEYLHLFMVWLSLVTTLRYLYYRTSYTLNFNNWINGISCVLLYGAELYAVLTLVLAYFQTLKIKDRQPVDLKTIPQPQWFTIDIYIPTYNESVDIVRKTALGALATDYPADKKRVYILDDGRKFPERREELRQMCDEIGCTLLTRENNDHAKAGNINTAFRHTQGDLVLILDCDHVPARDILQKTIGFFYNPKVSLVQTPHWFYNPDPFERNLLTGGKVPVGNELFYKVLQKGNDFWNAAFFCGSAAVIRKEHVMQIGGIAVETVTEDCHTSLRLHSLGYETVYYDKIMVAGLAPEKLVAYVGQQVRWARGMAQILRLENPMFNPKLKLTLPQRICYFSATSHFFYGFPRLMYAIAPTLFLLFSINPIRGLGLETLAYALPHILLGLNTNHLTYKHVRFSFWNEIFEFVMSYQAGIVTFLALINPKLGSFNVTDKGQTVDKRTFDWQSIRPLLIVTALVVTSLLAVPFWLLLRPEDSEAVLVNALWCVFNLILLVAACLVAFEQPQLRSAHRLQRHLGAVIYSADQSVPGITVNISETGALIALDSWANLPDEVEVEIIGDYGARAFLNGKIVRWTPVDDTQIHVVVDFINPTRAQLDNLVLVIYSDVKEWYGQKREIVDRPFNSFKFLATSLIRSFRDFKPERSVQKVRKQVQTTAQIYWEGQFYTGEATELGTSSLKLELDYNSASSEKQLQQQDIEKMRQQQPLVGLLLEGDNSANRFLAQITHVEICGNSDRSSVVIELRFPEQFKQKQAEKIKELLQTL from the coding sequence ATGGCTTTATTCGATTTAAAGCGGCAACGCCAAAAACTTTCATTGGCAAATTGGCTAGTTGAAGATCTGCCACAACGGTTTGATCGAGCATTGGAAAAACTAGAAATCCGCCATCTTAAGTGGCTTATCTTACCACTTTTGCTGTTTTCTGTACCACTAATCACGACACCATTAGAAGTTTGGCAGCAAGGTGTTGTTACAGTTATTTTGATTGCGATCGGTCAAATTATTGTTCGTGCCGAGCAAAATAACCCCTCAAAATCTCGTAGCGAGTACTTGCACTTGTTTATGGTGTGGCTAAGTCTAGTGACAACGCTACGCTATCTTTACTATCGAACTTCTTATACGCTCAATTTTAATAACTGGATTAACGGTATCAGCTGTGTTTTACTTTATGGAGCTGAATTGTACGCAGTTTTGACGCTGGTTCTTGCTTATTTTCAAACACTTAAAATTAAAGATCGCCAACCAGTAGATCTCAAGACAATTCCTCAGCCACAGTGGTTCACCATTGATATCTATATTCCTACCTATAACGAAAGCGTTGATATTGTTCGTAAAACTGCATTAGGTGCTTTAGCCACCGATTATCCAGCAGATAAAAAACGAGTATATATCCTAGATGATGGTCGTAAATTTCCGGAACGTCGAGAAGAGTTACGCCAGATGTGCGATGAAATTGGCTGCACGCTACTCACAAGAGAAAATAACGATCATGCTAAGGCAGGAAATATTAACACCGCCTTTCGCCATACTCAAGGCGATCTAGTGCTTATCTTGGACTGCGATCACGTTCCGGCGCGAGATATTCTCCAGAAAACAATTGGCTTTTTCTATAACCCTAAAGTTTCTTTGGTGCAGACACCCCACTGGTTTTACAACCCCGATCCGTTTGAACGGAACTTATTAACAGGGGGCAAAGTTCCAGTAGGTAATGAACTGTTTTACAAGGTATTGCAAAAGGGTAATGATTTTTGGAATGCTGCGTTTTTCTGCGGTTCAGCAGCGGTGATTCGTAAAGAACACGTTATGCAAATTGGTGGGATTGCAGTAGAAACTGTAACCGAAGATTGTCACACATCCTTACGGTTGCATTCTTTGGGGTATGAGACAGTTTACTACGACAAAATTATGGTTGCGGGCTTAGCACCAGAGAAGTTGGTAGCTTATGTTGGTCAACAAGTGCGGTGGGCGCGGGGAATGGCACAGATCTTGCGGCTGGAAAACCCGATGTTTAACCCGAAGTTGAAGTTGACGCTACCACAACGGATTTGTTACTTTTCGGCAACATCGCACTTTTTCTATGGTTTTCCGCGATTGATGTATGCGATCGCTCCTACACTATTTTTACTGTTTAGCATCAATCCCATTCGCGGCTTAGGATTAGAAACTCTCGCCTATGCTTTACCGCACATTCTTTTAGGTTTGAATACCAACCACCTGACTTACAAACACGTTCGCTTTTCTTTCTGGAATGAAATCTTTGAGTTCGTGATGTCTTACCAAGCAGGAATTGTCACGTTTTTAGCACTGATTAACCCTAAACTTGGTTCTTTTAACGTCACAGATAAAGGACAAACTGTTGATAAGCGCACTTTTGATTGGCAATCGATACGTCCATTATTAATTGTCACTGCACTTGTTGTAACATCACTGCTTGCTGTTCCGTTCTGGTTATTACTTCGCCCTGAAGATAGTGAAGCTGTTTTGGTAAACGCGTTGTGGTGTGTTTTTAACTTGATCCTATTAGTAGCTGCTTGCCTTGTTGCTTTTGAACAACCACAGTTACGTTCTGCACACCGCCTACAGCGTCATCTAGGTGCAGTGATTTACAGTGCAGATCAAAGCGTTCCAGGAATTACAGTGAATATTTCGGAAACTGGGGCACTGATTGCGCTAGATTCATGGGCTAATTTACCGGATGAAGTCGAGGTTGAAATTATTGGCGATTACGGGGCGCGAGCATTTCTTAATGGAAAAATTGTTCGCTGGACGCCAGTTGATGACACTCAAATTCATGTTGTTGTTGATTTTATTAATCCTACCCGCGCTCAGTTGGATAATTTAGTGTTGGTTATCTATTCTGATGTGAAAGAGTGGTACGGGCAAAAGCGGGAAATTGTCGATCGACCTTTCAATTCGTTTAAGTTTCTCGCAACAAGTCTCATCCGTTCCTTCCGTGATTTTAAACCAGAACGGAGTGTGCAAAAGGTTCGCAAACAAGTTCAAACGACAGCACAAATATACTGGGAAGGACAATTTTATACCGGAGAAGCAACTGAACTAGGAACTAGCAGTTTAAAACTTGAGTTAGATTACAATTCTGCATCTTCAGAAAAGCAACTCCAACAGCAGGATATAGAAAAGATGAGGCAACAGCAACCTTTAGTAGGCTTGCTCTTGGAGGGTGACAATTCTGCAAATCGTTTTTTGGCTCAAATTACTCATGTAGAAATTTGTGGTAACAGCGATCGCTCATCTGTTGTCATTGAGTTAAGGTTTCCTGAACAGTTTAAACAAAAGCAAGCAGAGAAGATTAAGGAGTTGTTACAGACTTTGTAG